From Pseudoalteromonas viridis, the proteins below share one genomic window:
- a CDS encoding LysR family transcriptional regulator: protein MHQLGKMSLFAHVVEAGSISAAADRLDVSKSVVSQHLKTLEQELGVVLVKRTTRRQSLTEPGKRFYEACRALNQIATDAWDDAQAQQGEPEGQVHITAPHALVDTLLAPAISKLMQCYPKVVVKLTCDDKHLDLMAHNIDIAIRIGASKDSTLRQQRLGTFCDVLCGHPRFSHEELTQVPYIANAWEGAQVRHQFMSQSGEKIQLTPQVSCITNAFHSTVSLIRAGAGIGLVPDFYLNNELSDVIRLMPHASLPENSVYLLTPFSKHTPMAVQVCMDALSTGIRERLPKPINQIV from the coding sequence ATGCACCAACTTGGTAAAATGTCGCTGTTTGCCCATGTCGTTGAAGCAGGTTCTATCTCTGCGGCAGCAGACAGGCTGGATGTGTCAAAGTCTGTGGTCAGTCAGCATTTAAAAACGCTGGAGCAAGAACTCGGTGTGGTCCTGGTTAAACGAACAACCCGTCGACAGTCTCTGACTGAGCCCGGAAAGCGCTTTTATGAGGCGTGCAGAGCACTCAACCAGATTGCAACCGATGCCTGGGATGATGCGCAAGCACAGCAGGGAGAGCCAGAGGGCCAGGTTCATATTACAGCGCCGCATGCGCTGGTTGATACCTTGCTGGCACCAGCCATTTCAAAGTTAATGCAGTGCTACCCTAAGGTGGTTGTTAAACTGACCTGTGATGATAAGCACCTGGACTTGATGGCCCATAACATCGATATTGCTATTCGCATTGGTGCCTCGAAAGACAGCACGCTCAGGCAACAGCGGCTGGGCACGTTTTGCGACGTATTATGCGGACACCCACGTTTTTCACACGAGGAGCTGACACAGGTCCCTTACATTGCAAATGCCTGGGAAGGGGCACAGGTAAGGCACCAGTTTATGAGCCAAAGCGGTGAAAAAATACAACTAACTCCTCAGGTTAGTTGCATCACAAATGCATTTCATAGTACCGTTTCTCTCATTCGGGCTGGGGCTGGAATAGGCTTAGTGCCGGATTTTTATTTGAATAATGAGCTGTCGGATGTGATCAGGCTCATGCCACACGCCAGTTTACCCGAAAATTCAGTGTATTTACTTACTCCCTTTTCCAAACATACCCCAATGGCAGTCCAGGTATGCATGGATGCGCTGAGTACAGGTATACGAGAGAGATTGCCTAAGCCTATTAATCAGATTGTATAG
- a CDS encoding LacI family DNA-binding transcriptional regulator, which produces MTEKKWTLKSIAAHLGVSNATVSNAFNRPDQLSSKKREEILAACKALGYFGPNKAARSLRKGTFNIVALVLPDSVEYMVSDPVASSFMRGVAKVLEPQGINLLLFSGNTDSVNNIVDFVDGFICYGRPRNPKLIEQLATVTKQVVTVDFELQDQASVNIDNQGAAREVAKAALMQFNAPAEQADAAILGLRLLDTDLICRVYDHHLPKLSTSIAHQRLAGYRQALEACQVTLPEDRIWNIPESSERFARIAAKEALAIRPRPNVLLCMSDLIALAAAREALAQGIQIPQELKIVGFDGIDEAELFQPTITTIHQNSENKGEQAASLFIRKEKRQIRLPFELRVGQSI; this is translated from the coding sequence ATGACAGAAAAAAAATGGACTCTTAAAAGCATTGCAGCTCACCTTGGCGTGTCGAATGCAACGGTATCCAATGCCTTTAATCGGCCCGACCAGCTTTCCAGCAAAAAGCGTGAGGAGATACTGGCCGCCTGCAAGGCATTGGGTTATTTTGGTCCAAATAAAGCGGCGCGCTCGTTAAGAAAGGGCACGTTTAACATAGTTGCCCTGGTTTTACCCGATAGCGTTGAATATATGGTGTCTGATCCCGTGGCCAGCAGCTTTATGCGCGGCGTTGCCAAAGTGCTTGAACCGCAGGGGATCAACCTGTTGTTGTTTTCAGGCAATACCGACAGCGTTAACAACATAGTGGACTTTGTCGATGGCTTTATCTGTTATGGCCGTCCACGTAACCCCAAATTAATTGAACAGCTGGCAACGGTAACTAAGCAGGTGGTGACCGTCGATTTCGAGCTGCAAGATCAGGCCAGTGTTAATATCGACAACCAAGGTGCAGCCCGGGAAGTGGCCAAAGCGGCATTAATGCAGTTCAATGCGCCGGCTGAGCAGGCCGATGCGGCAATCCTGGGGCTGAGGCTGCTCGATACTGATCTTATCTGCCGGGTATATGATCATCACTTGCCTAAGCTTAGTACCTCTATCGCACACCAACGCCTGGCGGGTTACAGGCAGGCGCTCGAAGCATGCCAGGTAACACTTCCTGAAGACAGGATCTGGAATATTCCGGAAAGCAGCGAGCGCTTTGCGCGGATCGCCGCCAAAGAAGCGCTAGCCATTCGGCCAAGGCCTAATGTGTTGCTTTGTATGAGTGATTTAATTGCGCTGGCCGCCGCCCGTGAAGCGCTTGCTCAGGGGATCCAGATCCCACAGGAGCTCAAGATCGTGGGCTTTGATGGCATAGATGAAGCAGAGCTGTTTCAACCGACTATCACTACCATACATCAAAACAGCGAAAACAAGGGCGAACAGGCGGCAAGTTTGTTTATTCGTAAAGAGAAGCGGCAAATACGCCTGCCCTTTGAACTGAGAGTAGGGCAGTCAATCTGA
- a CDS encoding MFS transporter encodes MQKQKPQLSFWQIWNMCFGFLGIQFGFALQNGNVSRIFQTLGAKVDDIPILWVAAPLTGLIVQPIIGYWSDRTWGKLGRRRPFFLYGAILTTLSLFFMPNSPTLWIAAGMLWIMDASINVTMEPFRALVGDNLNEKQRANGYAMQSFFIGVGAVVASALPWMMTNWFGISNTAEAGQIPESVKYAFYFGGVVLFLAVGWTILKTKEYTPQQLAEFAGEAVETQTSQSYQVINYARSALVSGVIGGGILAAVIGLQLEKELYLLSGLFLSFTLVLLIAGYLQQRGSTSGGFYNVIYDVFTMPGTMRQLAVVQFFSWFALFAMWIYTTSAVTSFHYGTNDVTSKAYNDGADWVGVLFAAYNGFAALAAVCIPVMVNRLGMRGAHCINLLLGAGALLSFKMIADPSLLWLPMIGIGFAWASILSLPYAMLSNSLPAHKMGVFMGIFNFFIVIPQLMAASVLGLILRNLFDNQPIFALVVGGVSFLLAAVAVMRVKIEQE; translated from the coding sequence ATGCAAAAACAAAAACCACAACTCAGTTTCTGGCAGATCTGGAACATGTGCTTTGGCTTTCTGGGGATCCAGTTTGGCTTTGCACTGCAAAACGGTAATGTCAGCCGGATCTTTCAGACGCTGGGCGCCAAAGTCGATGATATTCCCATTCTCTGGGTTGCCGCTCCATTAACGGGCTTGATTGTACAGCCAATCATTGGTTACTGGAGTGACCGCACCTGGGGCAAGCTGGGCCGCAGACGACCTTTCTTTTTGTATGGTGCCATTCTGACCACCTTGTCGTTATTCTTTATGCCGAACTCTCCGACGCTCTGGATAGCGGCGGGTATGCTGTGGATCATGGATGCGTCAATCAACGTTACCATGGAGCCATTTCGCGCACTGGTGGGTGACAATCTCAACGAAAAGCAGCGCGCCAATGGCTATGCGATGCAAAGCTTCTTCATAGGCGTAGGTGCCGTAGTGGCATCGGCCTTGCCCTGGATGATGACCAACTGGTTTGGGATCAGCAATACCGCTGAGGCGGGTCAGATCCCAGAGTCTGTTAAATATGCTTTCTATTTTGGTGGTGTGGTGCTGTTTTTGGCGGTGGGCTGGACCATCCTAAAAACCAAAGAGTACACCCCACAGCAGCTGGCGGAGTTTGCCGGGGAAGCGGTTGAAACGCAAACCAGTCAAAGCTATCAGGTGATCAACTATGCACGCTCGGCACTTGTTTCTGGCGTGATTGGTGGGGGGATCCTGGCTGCGGTGATTGGGCTGCAACTGGAAAAAGAGCTGTATCTGCTGAGCGGGTTGTTCTTATCCTTTACGCTGGTCCTGTTAATTGCTGGCTACCTGCAGCAGCGCGGCAGCACCTCAGGTGGTTTTTATAACGTTATCTACGATGTCTTTACTATGCCGGGTACCATGCGCCAGCTTGCCGTGGTGCAATTTTTTAGCTGGTTTGCTTTGTTTGCTATGTGGATCTATACCACCTCTGCGGTCACCAGTTTTCATTATGGTACCAACGACGTAACCAGCAAAGCCTATAACGATGGGGCTGACTGGGTGGGTGTACTGTTTGCTGCCTACAACGGTTTTGCCGCACTGGCTGCTGTGTGTATCCCTGTGATGGTGAATCGCCTGGGCATGCGTGGCGCACACTGCATTAACTTATTGCTGGGCGCAGGCGCATTATTGAGCTTTAAAATGATAGCCGATCCTAGCCTGCTTTGGCTGCCGATGATTGGCATTGGCTTTGCGTGGGCCTCAATCCTGTCGCTGCCTTACGCCATGCTGAGTAATTCATTGCCGGCCCATAAAATGGGCGTCTTTATGGGAATCTTTAACTTCTTTATCGTGATCCCGCAGCTGATGGCGGCCAGTGTGCTTGGCCTGATCCTGAGAAACCTATTTGATAATCAACCGATTTTTGCATTAGTGGTTGGTGGTGTGTCGTTCCTGCTTGCAGCGGTTGCTGTGATGCGGGTGAAAATCGAACAAGAATAA
- the gtfA gene encoding sucrose phosphorylase, with translation MKNQVQLITYADRLSGAGLPELTQLLDGPLAGLFGGVHILPFYYPIDGSDAGFDPIDHSEVDKRLGNWESVKALGERFEVMADLIVNHASAQSPEFQNVLKHGEQSPYWALFLKEQDIFPDGINDEQAQAIFRPRPTSCFTPKKLQSGEMVNFWTTFTDNQVDINVETPQGKAYLDKILTLFAKNNVKIIRLDAAGYAIKRAGTSCFMTPESFDFINQLSRQANALGMETIAEIHSHYQTQIDVASKVDRVYDFALPPLILHALFSNNADPLLCWLQQSPRNCLTVLDTHDGIGIVDAGPDGDKPGLLNAQQIDTLVETIHSNSRGESKQATGAAASNVDLYQVNCTYYDALGRNDLDYLIARAIQFFSPGVPQVYYGGLLALHNDMALLENTNVGRDINRSYLNEQQVEDALSKPVVKCLCKLIELRNHSSAFDGEFVISGSEEAFSLQWRNQDARAQLQVNLTTREAHITLQEPGQIKYFSLSDLLHNLKN, from the coding sequence ATGAAAAACCAAGTGCAACTGATAACCTACGCCGATCGCTTAAGCGGTGCAGGCCTGCCTGAACTCACTCAGCTGTTGGACGGCCCGTTAGCGGGATTGTTTGGCGGTGTCCATATTCTGCCGTTTTACTACCCGATTGACGGTAGTGATGCCGGATTCGATCCGATAGATCACAGTGAAGTGGATAAACGACTGGGCAACTGGGAAAGTGTGAAAGCACTTGGGGAGCGCTTTGAGGTGATGGCCGATTTAATCGTCAATCACGCTTCGGCTCAGTCACCAGAGTTTCAGAATGTGCTCAAACACGGCGAACAGTCGCCCTACTGGGCTTTGTTTTTAAAGGAGCAGGATATTTTTCCCGATGGGATCAATGACGAACAAGCACAAGCGATATTCAGACCCAGGCCAACCAGCTGTTTTACGCCTAAAAAGCTGCAAAGTGGTGAAATGGTCAACTTCTGGACCACGTTTACTGATAACCAGGTTGATATCAATGTTGAAACGCCCCAGGGCAAAGCGTATCTGGACAAAATTCTCACCTTGTTTGCCAAAAACAATGTCAAGATTATTCGCCTGGATGCGGCTGGCTATGCCATAAAACGCGCCGGAACAAGCTGCTTTATGACCCCTGAATCATTCGACTTTATTAATCAGTTGTCGCGTCAGGCCAATGCGCTCGGTATGGAGACCATTGCCGAGATCCACAGCCATTATCAGACTCAAATTGACGTAGCATCGAAAGTAGACCGCGTATACGACTTTGCTTTGCCACCGTTAATCTTACACGCTCTGTTTAGCAATAATGCCGATCCCCTGCTTTGCTGGTTACAGCAATCGCCGCGTAATTGTCTGACGGTACTCGATACCCATGACGGTATCGGCATTGTCGATGCGGGTCCGGACGGTGATAAGCCCGGTCTGCTCAATGCACAGCAAATCGATACTCTGGTAGAAACCATTCACAGCAATAGTCGGGGAGAAAGTAAACAGGCGACCGGTGCCGCTGCCAGTAACGTTGATTTGTACCAGGTCAATTGCACCTACTATGATGCACTGGGTCGCAATGATCTCGATTACCTGATAGCACGCGCAATCCAGTTCTTTTCGCCCGGCGTCCCGCAAGTTTATTATGGCGGCCTGCTGGCACTGCACAATGATATGGCGCTGCTTGAAAACACCAACGTAGGCCGGGATATCAATCGCAGTTACCTCAATGAACAACAAGTTGAAGACGCGTTATCCAAACCCGTAGTAAAGTGCCTGTGTAAACTGATTGAGCTCAGGAATCACAGCAGTGCATTCGATGGAGAGTTTGTCATATCAGGGTCTGAAGAGGCGTTCTCTTTGCAGTGGCGCAATCAGGACGCTCGTGCGCAGCTGCAAGTTAATCTGACGACACGCGAAGCGCACATCACACTGCAAGAGCCGGGGCAGATCAAATACTTCAGCCTGAGTGATTTACTTCACAACCTGAAAAACTAA
- a CDS encoding DUF805 domain-containing protein, producing the protein MFDIYLSALKKYAVFNGRARRKEYWLFMLCNIIVTIVLGLVDMTLGLYSEESGFGLLSGLYALAVIIPSIALSIRRLHDTGRSGWWILISLVPVIGPLVLLVFYVMDSTPGDNDYGPNPKEQSSQQVL; encoded by the coding sequence GTGTTCGACATCTATTTATCTGCTTTAAAAAAGTATGCCGTGTTTAACGGCCGAGCAAGACGCAAAGAGTATTGGCTGTTTATGCTTTGTAATATCATCGTTACAATTGTGCTGGGTTTGGTCGATATGACACTGGGGCTTTACTCCGAAGAGTCCGGCTTTGGGCTGCTAAGTGGTCTATATGCGCTGGCCGTGATAATCCCCAGTATTGCGCTGAGCATTCGCCGCTTGCACGATACCGGGCGCAGTGGTTGGTGGATATTGATCTCTTTGGTGCCTGTGATAGGGCCATTGGTGCTGTTGGTGTTTTACGTGATGGACAGTACGCCGGGTGACAACGACTATGGCCCTAACCCCAAAGAGCAGTCGTCCCAGCAAGTACTGTAA
- a CDS encoding isochorismatase, whose protein sequence is MTQQQELDLCKAGIAAWQNAFNNQDARGCAAQYATACIMHARPIGEFDGRENIEAFWQGIIDQGFCDVAYTDVAWEKHPEVGYLLSANWTMNKAFGKIHGEHWVVEQDGKARLYSDDFEILGER, encoded by the coding sequence ATGACACAACAACAAGAGCTGGATTTATGTAAGGCGGGCATTGCCGCATGGCAGAACGCCTTTAATAACCAGGATGCACGTGGCTGCGCCGCACAATATGCCACAGCCTGTATTATGCATGCGAGGCCCATTGGCGAGTTTGACGGGAGGGAGAACATTGAGGCATTCTGGCAGGGCATCATAGATCAGGGTTTCTGTGATGTTGCTTATACCGATGTGGCCTGGGAAAAACACCCTGAAGTTGGCTACCTGCTAAGTGCCAACTGGACGATGAATAAAGCGTTTGGCAAAATCCATGGCGAGCATTGGGTGGTTGAGCAAGACGGCAAAGCCCGTCTGTACAGTGATGATTTTGAGATCCTGGGTGAGCGATAA
- a CDS encoding glycoside hydrolase family 15 protein translates to MKKLSSLTLALITAGLVGCGSANNAAQSQQAAPGAPGDKPFWAYSGKTGIGTSYEAYKQGQYSDQASTKAVSKVWFSIAKGMITETMFGLIHQAQIKDMQFIVTGPDFTVTEQDALDVSIDYLDKDAEGRPLSLAYKVTSKDKQGRFTLEKHIFTDPDGQTLFVRAKVHTELDGVKLFVNVNPYVNNNGLNDFAKVTEQGLVAWEGDNYLTLQSSTGFKQASVGFTGQSDGLAELKASQSMAQRYTSTGAQSGNVNWLAELGDVGKQATFDLALSFGTSQSASFQEGAQSLKRGYQQVLAHYNGEGEAIGWRDYLSSLEPMQKLSGYTADQGKLLYTSALVLKAQEDKTHAGALIASLSNPWGDTVAAEQGHTGYKAVWVRDFYQVAMAFLAMGDPQTALTAFEYLEKVQVTDKTPGNHGDTGWFLQKTHVDGELEWVGVQLDQTAMPIMLAWKLWQAGVLSDEKLAYWYKRMLQPAAEFLVDGGLAKILWNDTQITPPATQQERWEEQDGYSPSTTAAIIAGLVAASDIAKLAGDKAGSERYMATAKRYDSEVESTMFTTEGNLPSKQSDGKYFFRIGKDANPNTDTKLSDNNGRAGMDKKQIIDGGFLELVRYGVRAADASSITNTLPEYEDENLPENLRVKYSFNFAGDPNSYPGYRRYGNDGYGEDEVRGTNYAEQGQNTAGQRGRVWPFFTGERGHYEIAAASQANALDDNAVKRIKYTYIKGMEHFANEGLMLPEQVWDGVGVNPFGYTLGEGTNSATPLAWTHAEYVKLVRSLADKQVWDHYPIVEQALK, encoded by the coding sequence ATGAAAAAACTATCTAGTTTAACCCTGGCTTTGATTACGGCCGGACTCGTTGGTTGCGGCAGTGCCAACAATGCGGCTCAATCGCAACAAGCCGCGCCAGGCGCACCGGGTGACAAGCCATTCTGGGCGTACTCTGGTAAAACCGGCATTGGTACTTCCTATGAAGCTTACAAGCAGGGCCAGTATTCTGATCAGGCAAGTACAAAAGCCGTATCAAAAGTGTGGTTTTCGATTGCCAAGGGCATGATCACTGAAACTATGTTTGGTCTTATTCACCAGGCGCAGATCAAAGACATGCAGTTTATTGTTACCGGCCCGGATTTTACGGTAACGGAGCAAGATGCGCTAGACGTCAGCATTGATTACCTGGACAAAGATGCCGAGGGTCGTCCGTTGTCTTTGGCATACAAAGTGACAAGCAAAGATAAGCAAGGCCGCTTTACGCTTGAGAAACACATATTCACCGATCCTGACGGGCAAACGCTGTTCGTCCGGGCGAAGGTACACACTGAGCTTGATGGCGTGAAGTTGTTCGTTAACGTAAACCCGTATGTGAATAACAACGGCCTGAACGATTTTGCGAAAGTCACCGAGCAGGGCCTGGTTGCCTGGGAAGGAGACAATTACCTGACACTGCAAAGCAGCACGGGCTTTAAGCAAGCAAGCGTGGGCTTTACCGGTCAGAGTGATGGTCTGGCAGAGCTTAAAGCAAGCCAGTCAATGGCACAGCGTTACACCAGCACCGGTGCACAAAGCGGCAACGTTAATTGGCTGGCGGAGCTGGGTGACGTGGGCAAGCAGGCGACATTCGACCTGGCACTGAGTTTTGGCACATCGCAAAGCGCGAGTTTCCAGGAAGGTGCTCAGTCACTTAAGCGTGGCTATCAGCAGGTGCTGGCCCACTACAATGGTGAGGGAGAAGCCATTGGCTGGCGCGACTACCTGAGCAGCCTTGAGCCTATGCAAAAGCTCAGCGGTTACACGGCCGATCAGGGTAAACTGCTTTACACCAGTGCTTTGGTGTTAAAGGCGCAGGAAGATAAAACCCACGCAGGGGCCTTGATTGCTTCTTTGTCTAACCCCTGGGGTGACACCGTTGCGGCTGAGCAAGGCCACACCGGTTATAAAGCGGTCTGGGTGCGTGACTTCTATCAGGTTGCGATGGCATTTTTGGCCATGGGCGATCCGCAAACCGCACTGACCGCATTTGAATATCTGGAAAAAGTACAGGTCACAGACAAGACGCCTGGCAACCATGGCGACACCGGCTGGTTCTTACAAAAAACCCATGTTGACGGTGAGCTGGAGTGGGTAGGCGTGCAGCTGGATCAGACTGCTATGCCGATTATGCTGGCGTGGAAACTCTGGCAGGCCGGCGTACTGAGCGATGAGAAGCTTGCTTACTGGTACAAGCGTATGCTCCAGCCAGCGGCTGAATTCCTGGTCGACGGCGGATTGGCAAAAATCCTCTGGAACGATACTCAGATCACACCTCCGGCAACACAGCAGGAGCGTTGGGAAGAGCAGGACGGCTATTCACCATCGACAACCGCTGCGATTATCGCGGGCCTGGTCGCTGCCAGTGACATTGCGAAACTGGCCGGGGATAAAGCCGGTAGTGAGCGTTATATGGCAACAGCCAAGCGCTACGACAGTGAAGTGGAATCGACCATGTTCACCACTGAGGGTAATCTGCCTTCGAAGCAAAGTGATGGTAAATATTTCTTCCGCATTGGCAAAGACGCCAACCCGAATACAGATACTAAGCTAAGCGACAACAATGGCCGTGCGGGTATGGATAAAAAGCAGATCATTGATGGCGGCTTCCTGGAGCTCGTGCGCTATGGCGTCAGAGCGGCAGATGCCAGCAGCATTACCAATACCTTGCCTGAGTATGAAGATGAAAACCTGCCGGAGAACCTGCGAGTTAAATACAGCTTTAACTTTGCCGGGGATCCTAACAGTTATCCGGGCTACCGTCGCTATGGCAACGACGGCTATGGAGAAGATGAGGTACGCGGGACCAACTATGCTGAGCAGGGTCAGAATACGGCCGGTCAGCGTGGTCGGGTATGGCCTTTCTTTACCGGTGAGCGCGGTCATTACGAAATTGCAGCGGCCAGCCAGGCTAATGCGCTGGATGACAATGCGGTTAAGCGTATCAAATACACTTACATCAAAGGCATGGAGCACTTTGCTAACGAAGGCCTGATGCTGCCCGAGCAGGTGTGGGATGGCGTGGGTGTTAACCCGTTTGGTTATACACTGGGCGAGGGCACCAACTCCGCAACACCACTGGCGTGGACGCATGCTGAGTATGTGAAGCTGGTTCGCTCATTGGCCGATAAGCAAGTCTGGGATCATTATCCGATTGTTGAGCAGGCGCTTAAGTAA